In a single window of the Streptomyces cinnabarinus genome:
- a CDS encoding DUF692 domain-containing protein, translating to MERLGTGIGWRPEIAEAVEAMEGIDWVEAVAENVCPGHLPESLLRLRARGVTVVPHGVSLGLGGADRPDQERLSALAERAEALGSPLVTEHIAFVRAGGPLTASPRLEAGHLLPVPRTRDALKVLCENVRIAQDALPVPLAVENIAALFSWPGEEMTEGQFLYDLADRTGVRLLIDVANLHTNHVNRGEDPAEALAEVPLEALAYVHVAGGFERDGVWHDSHAHPVPRPVLDILTDLASRVAPPGVLLERDENFPEPDELERELGEIRAAVEKGGRVPEARPVTPGTAPEPAADDEARERLALDQAALLSALVAGTPAPEGFDRARLGVQARALAGKRADVVAKVAPELPVILGPGYRPNFLAYAQRNPMTSGYRRDALDFAGQLLHGEAALEVPARKELNQWWRERSGPAPLAHSRLARIRRSLTGR from the coding sequence ATGGAGCGACTGGGGACGGGCATCGGGTGGCGGCCGGAGATCGCGGAGGCCGTGGAGGCGATGGAGGGCATCGACTGGGTCGAGGCCGTCGCCGAGAACGTGTGTCCCGGACATCTCCCGGAGTCGCTGCTGCGGCTGCGTGCGCGCGGGGTCACCGTCGTCCCGCACGGCGTCTCGCTCGGGCTCGGCGGCGCCGACCGGCCGGACCAGGAGCGGCTGAGCGCCCTCGCCGAGCGGGCAGAGGCGCTGGGCTCGCCGCTGGTCACCGAGCACATCGCGTTCGTGCGGGCGGGCGGCCCGCTCACCGCGTCGCCGCGCCTGGAGGCCGGTCATCTGCTGCCGGTGCCGCGCACCCGGGACGCCCTGAAGGTGCTGTGCGAGAACGTCCGGATCGCCCAGGACGCCCTCCCCGTACCGCTGGCCGTGGAGAACATCGCCGCCCTGTTCTCCTGGCCCGGCGAGGAGATGACCGAGGGGCAGTTCCTGTACGACCTCGCCGACCGCACCGGAGTGCGGCTGCTCATCGACGTCGCCAATCTGCACACCAACCACGTCAACCGGGGCGAGGACCCGGCCGAGGCGCTCGCCGAAGTGCCGCTGGAGGCCCTCGCCTACGTCCATGTCGCCGGCGGTTTCGAGCGGGACGGCGTCTGGCACGACAGCCACGCCCACCCGGTCCCGCGGCCGGTGCTGGACATCCTGACCGATCTCGCGTCCCGGGTCGCGCCGCCCGGTGTGCTCCTGGAGCGCGACGAGAACTTCCCCGAACCGGACGAGCTGGAGCGGGAGTTGGGGGAGATCCGGGCCGCCGTCGAGAAGGGCGGCAGGGTACCCGAGGCCCGGCCCGTCACGCCTGGTACGGCACCGGAACCGGCCGCCGACGACGAGGCCCGCGAGCGGCTCGCCCTGGACCAGGCGGCGCTGCTCTCCGCCCTGGTCGCCGGGACCCCCGCCCCCGAGGGCTTCGACCGCGCGCGCCTCGGGGTGCAGGCGCGGGCGCTCGCCGGGAAGCGGGCGGACGTAGTGGCGAAGGTCGCGCCGGAACTGCCGGTGATCCTGGGTCCGGGATACCGGCCGAATTTCCTCGCCTACGCCCAGCGCAACCCCATGACCAGCGGCTATCGCCGGGACGCGCTCGACTTCGCCGGTCAACTGCTGCACGGGGAGGCGGCGTTGGAGGTGCCCGCCAGGAAGGAGCTGAACCAGTGGTGGCGGGAGCGCTCGGGCCCGGCCCCGCTGGCCCACTCCCGGCTGGCGCGGATACGGCGGTCCCTGACCGGCCGGTGA
- a CDS encoding PQQ-binding-like beta-propeller repeat protein yields the protein MRLSTRGGRFVVPVGLVLGLLTACGSGSGGEGGAPAPQGSGRSTTAAAKGYNPPLKFQDQPAHDIAGGVDEGNWSVELRETTAYAVSDEEVRAVSVLDGEELWSVRPRGQLAEDTDYGTDAIAGPHFVAIDGRIALLAAFSVTEPGSGTTPDRPLIELTAVAADSGKRLWTATVERPEGHEEGEPYLAGADATTAVLTFGGETDAVSVGISLATRETTWTEQGFDARFVDTGVVVGRGGADSALGGGATVEGRKTADGSKAWTYRDRLNKTELSPVGGGLFTAVVDAPFESETRIADLLAISTGKPPAGLRTGRALGEPDDLSCWWAEGSAVVCETEKDFDERVVALDPENWGELWFISSDDKTRLMPDVSTVFRSAVYGETENGSVVLDARTGKDRASGDGDAPFAVDEYAGLFGTSLGTIESRRAVS from the coding sequence ATGCGTCTGTCGACGCGCGGAGGTCGTTTCGTCGTACCCGTCGGGCTGGTGCTCGGTCTGCTGACGGCATGTGGGAGCGGGAGCGGGGGCGAGGGCGGCGCTCCGGCACCCCAGGGCTCCGGCAGGAGTACGACGGCCGCCGCCAAGGGCTACAACCCGCCGCTGAAGTTCCAGGACCAGCCCGCGCACGACATCGCGGGCGGGGTCGACGAGGGGAACTGGTCCGTCGAGCTCAGGGAGACCACGGCGTACGCCGTCTCCGACGAAGAGGTCCGGGCGGTGAGCGTGCTCGACGGCGAGGAGCTGTGGAGCGTGCGGCCGCGGGGACAGCTCGCCGAGGACACCGACTACGGCACCGACGCCATCGCCGGGCCGCACTTCGTCGCCATCGACGGGAGGATCGCCCTGCTCGCCGCGTTCTCCGTCACCGAACCCGGCTCCGGCACCACCCCCGACCGGCCGCTGATCGAACTCACCGCCGTCGCCGCCGACTCCGGCAAGCGCCTGTGGACGGCCACGGTCGAACGGCCCGAAGGGCACGAGGAGGGCGAGCCCTACCTCGCCGGGGCCGATGCCACCACCGCGGTGCTCACCTTCGGCGGCGAGACCGATGCCGTGAGCGTCGGCATCTCCCTCGCCACGCGCGAGACGACCTGGACCGAGCAGGGCTTCGACGCCCGCTTCGTCGACACCGGCGTAGTCGTGGGACGCGGCGGCGCCGACAGCGCCCTCGGCGGCGGCGCCACCGTGGAGGGCCGCAAGACGGCCGACGGCAGCAAGGCGTGGACGTACCGGGACCGCCTCAACAAGACCGAGCTGAGTCCGGTCGGCGGCGGTCTGTTCACGGCGGTCGTCGACGCGCCCTTCGAGTCGGAGACCCGGATCGCCGACCTGCTCGCCATCTCCACCGGCAAGCCGCCGGCCGGGCTCCGGACCGGACGCGCGCTCGGCGAGCCGGACGACCTGTCCTGCTGGTGGGCCGAGGGCTCCGCCGTAGTGTGCGAGACCGAGAAGGACTTCGACGAGCGGGTCGTCGCCCTCGACCCCGAGAACTGGGGAGAGCTCTGGTTCATCTCCTCCGACGACAAGACCCGGCTGATGCCCGACGTCTCCACGGTCTTCCGCTCGGCGGTGTACGGCGAGACCGAGAACGGCTCGGTGGTCCTCGACGCGCGTACGGGCAAGGACAGGGCCTCGGGCGACGGTGACGCGCCGTTCGCGGTGGACGAGTACGCCGGGCTGTTCGGCACATCACTCGGCACGATCGAGTCCCGTCGCGCGGTGAGCTAG
- a CDS encoding peptidyl-tRNA hydrolase, protein MSHESPASPFRCEATPRDLAPQFVLPLVVRIERAAPPARTDALETAARAVLVLLADERADGDGEWAEAVRDWQDARIRKVVRRARGAEWRKAEALPGITVTGKSAEVRVFPPVPLDGWPKELAKLQVSGTDLDDPEAPVAADPTAPVLWLNPDLDMSAGKAMAQAGHGAQLAWWELSEQERTAWRDAGFPLAVRTAPRDRWPGLTTSGLPVVRDAGFTEIAPGSCTVVADHPSLRRAEG, encoded by the coding sequence GTGAGCCACGAATCCCCCGCCAGTCCCTTCCGTTGCGAAGCCACCCCTCGCGACCTCGCGCCGCAGTTCGTGCTGCCGCTCGTCGTGCGGATCGAGCGGGCCGCGCCGCCGGCCCGTACCGACGCCCTGGAGACCGCCGCCCGTGCCGTGCTGGTGCTGCTCGCGGATGAGCGGGCCGATGGGGACGGGGAGTGGGCCGAGGCGGTGCGGGACTGGCAGGACGCCCGGATCCGGAAGGTCGTACGGCGGGCCCGGGGCGCCGAGTGGCGGAAGGCGGAGGCGCTCCCGGGGATCACGGTGACCGGGAAGTCCGCTGAGGTCCGGGTCTTTCCGCCGGTCCCCCTCGACGGGTGGCCCAAGGAGCTGGCCAAGCTCCAGGTGTCCGGTACCGACCTCGACGATCCGGAGGCCCCGGTCGCCGCGGATCCCACCGCGCCGGTGCTGTGGCTCAACCCGGACCTCGACATGTCGGCCGGAAAGGCGATGGCCCAGGCCGGGCACGGCGCCCAGCTCGCCTGGTGGGAGCTGTCCGAACAGGAGCGCACGGCCTGGCGCGACGCCGGGTTCCCGCTCGCCGTACGGACGGCGCCCCGCGACCGCTGGCCCGGCCTCACCACCAGCGGTCTGCCGGTCGTCCGGGACGCGGGCTTCACGGAGATCGCCCCGGGCTCCTGCACGGTGGTCGCCGATCACCCGTCCCTGCGGCGGGCCGAGGGGTGA
- a CDS encoding ABC transporter ATP-binding protein, with translation MRRDLRLDNVGRRYGLRGPWVLRAVNLAMAPGTLTRVEGANGTGKSTFLRLLAGIDAPTEGRITGRPRTAYVPERFPTALPFTALGYLTHLGTVHGLSRESAQRTAGDWLERFGAAGYARTPMAQLSKGSSQKVAVAQALLAEPELLVLDEAWTGLDTDARAELERAVAERTAAGASVVFVDHDPRRLAGVPDVICTVHDGSVNRRTEQQTSRGSGPRTVVVAQGPSGGTLPAETARLPLTALEETTAGTYRVTVPASHSDVLLRALLTARPPWHVVTVGSEEAQ, from the coding sequence ATGCGACGTGATCTTCGCCTGGACAACGTGGGCCGCCGCTACGGCCTGCGCGGACCCTGGGTCTTACGGGCGGTCAACCTGGCCATGGCTCCCGGAACACTCACCCGAGTAGAGGGCGCGAACGGCACCGGCAAATCCACCTTCCTGCGCCTGCTCGCCGGCATCGACGCGCCGACAGAGGGCCGGATCACCGGCCGCCCCCGCACGGCCTACGTCCCCGAGCGCTTCCCCACGGCCCTCCCGTTCACCGCCCTCGGCTACCTCACCCACCTGGGCACGGTCCACGGCCTGTCCCGGGAGTCGGCCCAGCGCACCGCGGGCGACTGGCTGGAGCGCTTCGGCGCCGCCGGATACGCCCGTACGCCGATGGCCCAGCTCTCCAAGGGGAGCAGCCAGAAGGTCGCCGTGGCCCAGGCGCTGCTGGCCGAGCCGGAGTTGCTGGTGCTGGACGAGGCATGGACCGGCCTCGACACCGACGCCCGCGCCGAACTGGAACGCGCGGTCGCCGAACGCACCGCCGCCGGGGCCTCCGTGGTCTTCGTCGACCACGACCCACGGCGGCTGGCCGGAGTCCCGGACGTGATCTGCACGGTCCACGACGGCTCCGTCAACCGCCGTACGGAACAACAGACTTCGCGGGGGTCCGGGCCGCGGACGGTGGTCGTGGCGCAGGGTCCGAGCGGCGGGACCCTCCCGGCCGAGACCGCCCGGCTCCCCCTCACCGCGCTCGAAGAGACCACCGCGGGCACCTACCGCGTCACGGTCCCCGCATCCCACTCCGACGTCCTGCTCCGCGCCCTGCTGACGGCCCGCCCGCCATGGCATGTGGTGACCGTGGGCAGTGAGGAAGCCCAGTGA
- a CDS encoding ABC transporter: MTALLRYQTALLLRSQRWLPPFLLYAVFLAVGVQGGQPVLDSLGYAAAALLPVAAWLVRICVTGEPPAARGVVAAAVGPGRAHLAALLVALTAATALGTLATVLVTLISDPKSADYQTEVSRLPAGAAGLVAALVCALLGTAVGALTTWPVLRTTGRAIPAMLLAALLSVVLTGSPAQAAVSGLVTGSRSGTVPLPALPLIAATLFTAAAIALACALCSRRSP, from the coding sequence GTGACCGCACTGCTCCGCTACCAGACCGCCCTGCTCCTGCGCTCCCAGCGCTGGCTGCCGCCGTTCCTGCTCTACGCCGTCTTCCTGGCCGTGGGCGTCCAGGGCGGTCAGCCGGTGCTGGACTCGCTCGGCTACGCGGCGGCGGCCCTGCTGCCGGTCGCGGCCTGGCTGGTGCGGATCTGCGTCACCGGCGAACCGCCCGCGGCCCGAGGTGTCGTGGCGGCGGCCGTCGGTCCGGGACGGGCCCACCTCGCCGCGCTGCTGGTCGCGCTGACGGCGGCGACGGCGCTCGGCACGCTGGCGACGGTCCTGGTGACGCTGATCAGCGATCCGAAGAGCGCGGACTACCAGACGGAGGTGTCGCGGCTCCCGGCGGGCGCCGCGGGGCTGGTCGCCGCGCTGGTCTGCGCGCTGCTCGGAACGGCCGTGGGAGCGCTGACCACCTGGCCGGTGCTGCGCACGACCGGCCGGGCGATACCCGCGATGCTCCTCGCCGCGCTGCTGTCGGTGGTGCTGACCGGCTCCCCGGCGCAGGCGGCGGTGAGCGGGCTGGTCACGGGCTCCCGCTCGGGCACGGTCCCGCTGCCGGCGCTGCCCCTGATCGCCGCGACCCTCTTCACCGCCGCGGCGATCGCCCTGGCCTGCGCGCTGTGCTCGCGCAGATCACCCTGA